TCGAAAATCCCATTGTGCAGGACAATTTGAAAGTTCTGGAGCACTATGGGTATGAGATTGTAGAGAGTGCTTATGGATACTTGGCATGCGGAGATACAGGACAAGGGAAGATGCCTGAACCGGAATTACTTTTACAGCATATTTTGCGAGAATGTGCCTATGAAAAAGATTTAAAAGGAAAGAAAATTTTGGTGACGGCAGGACCTACGCAGGAGCCTATTGATCCTGTACGTTATATCACCAACCATTCCACAGGAAAAATGGGATATGCCATTGCAAAAGTATGTATGCAGCGAGGAGCCGAGGTTACTCTTGTAAGCGGCCCTGTCAATATTCCTGCACCGCCCTTTGTATTAGTAGTACCAGTGATTACGGCGGAGGACATGTTTTGTGAAGTAACGAAACGTGCATCAGAGCAGGATATCATTATTAAAGCAGCAGCCGTGGCAGATTATTGTCCAAAGTATGTAAGCGCAGAAAAGGTAAAGAAAAAAGATGGGGAGCTGTCTTTGGAGATGAAGCATAGTCAGGATATTTTAGCCTATTTGGGAGAACATAAAAAGCAAGAACAATTTTTATGCGGTTTTTCCATGGAAACGGAAAATATGCTGGAGAACTCCAGGAAAAAACTGGAAAAGAAAAATCTGGATATGATTGTGGCAAATAATTTAAAGGTAGAAGGCGCAGGTTTTGCGGGAGACACCAATGTTGTCACCATGATTACTGAAAATGAGGAGATTTCACTCGGGAAAATGTCAAAAGAGGAAACAGCCTTTGAAATTTTGAACCAGATTTTAAAAATGACAAAATAACAATGTATTGTATCTTAAAAGAACGATAACAAGGAGAAATTATGAAAAATTTAACAGCAGATAACAGACAGAATACAAGAAGTATGGTACAGACAGCAATTTTTGGAGCTATTATTATTATTATGGCGTTTACGCCCTTTTTGGGATATATTCCGTTGGGCTTTACCAGGGCAACGATTATTCACATACCGGTTATTCTGGCGTCGCTGCTTTTAGGTCCGAAAAAGGGAGCTGCTTTAGGCTTTTTATTTGGACTTACAAGTTTTATCAATAATACTATGAATCCTACTATTACATCCTTTGTTTTTACTCCATTTTATAATTTAGGTGAATTTGAAGGTGGTTTTGGAAGTGTTATAATATGCTTCCTTCCCAGAATTTTGGTAGGAGTTCTTCCATATTATATTTACAAACTGATAAAGAAAATAGACAAAAAATCGGTATCCCCATGGGGACTGATTATTGCCGGAGTTACAGGCTCATTGGTAAATACACTTTTGGTTATGAATTTGATTTTTCTGTTTTTCAGGAAAGCTTATGCAGCAGCCAATGGAGTTACGGTAAAAGCGGTTTACGGATTTATTTTATCCATTATCGGAATGAACGGCGTGCCGGAAGCCATTGTGGCAGGCGTTCTGGTTTTCTTTATCGGAAGGATTTTAATGAAAAGAAACATCAGAGAAAGATTAGGGTTTATCAATGATTTTAGCGATTGACATAGGAAACACCAATATTGTAATTGGCTGTATCGATAAAGGAAAAAGAATTTTTATTGAAAGATTATCAACGGTACACACAAAAACAGAGCTGGAATATGCCATTGACATTAAAAATGTTTTAGATATTTATCATATTCACAGAGAGCAGCTGGACGGAGGAATTATTTCCTCTGTTGTGCCGAAAATTACCAAAACAGCAAAGCTTGCCGTAGAAAAAATACTAGATAAAGAAGTGCTGGTAGTAGGAGCGGGAATTAAAACAGGTTTAAATATCAGAATTGAAAGTCCGGAGCAGCTTGGAAGCGATTTAGTGGTAGATGCTGTGGCAGGAATTGCAGAATACAAAGCGCCAATGCTGATTTTTGATTTGGGAACAGCCAATACGGTCAGTGTCATTGACAGCAAGAAAAACTATATCGGAGGAATGATTTATCCGGGTATCGGCGTGTCCTTGGACTCTTTAACAGAAAGAGCAGCACAGCTTCGTGGAATTGGGCTGGAAGCCCCCAATGATATGATTGGCAAAAATACCATAGAGTGCATGAAAAGCGGTATGATTTACAGCAGCGCCGCAGCTATTGACGGCATTATTGACAGACTGGAGGAGCGTCTGGGCGAAAAGACTACGGTAATTGCAACCGGAGGTCTGGCAAAGAAGGTTATTCCATATTGTAAAAGAGAGATTGTCTTGGATGATGATTTATTATTAAAAGGACTTTATATTTTATACGAAAAAAACAATAAAAAGTAGGTTTGTAAGGATGGGCTGTCGCTTTAAGTGTATATCAAGAATATTGCTTAACGTGGCAGCTTCTTTTTATAGACTTCAAGAGGGCGTTCTGATACAATAGAAAAAGGGAAAGGGGGCAGGAAAAATGGGAAAGCGATGTAGGTTGTGCGGCGGAAAGCTGAGAAATGGTATATGCACAGAATGTGGTATGGAC
The DNA window shown above is from Blautia hansenii DSM 20583 and carries:
- the coaBC gene encoding bifunctional phosphopantothenoylcysteine decarboxylase/phosphopantothenate--cysteine ligase CoaBC; the protein is MLKGKCVVLAVTGSIAAYKIASLASMLKKLHADVQVLMTKNAENFINPITFETLTGNKCLVDTFDRNFQYNVEHVALAKKADVVLIAPASANCIGKLAHGIADDMLTTTIMACKCKKILAPAMNTNMFENPIVQDNLKVLEHYGYEIVESAYGYLACGDTGQGKMPEPELLLQHILRECAYEKDLKGKKILVTAGPTQEPIDPVRYITNHSTGKMGYAIAKVCMQRGAEVTLVSGPVNIPAPPFVLVVPVITAEDMFCEVTKRASEQDIIIKAAAVADYCPKYVSAEKVKKKDGELSLEMKHSQDILAYLGEHKKQEQFLCGFSMETENMLENSRKKLEKKNLDMIVANNLKVEGAGFAGDTNVVTMITENEEISLGKMSKEETAFEILNQILKMTK
- a CDS encoding ECF transporter S component, yielding MKNLTADNRQNTRSMVQTAIFGAIIIIMAFTPFLGYIPLGFTRATIIHIPVILASLLLGPKKGAALGFLFGLTSFINNTMNPTITSFVFTPFYNLGEFEGGFGSVIICFLPRILVGVLPYYIYKLIKKIDKKSVSPWGLIIAGVTGSLVNTLLVMNLIFLFFRKAYAAANGVTVKAVYGFILSIIGMNGVPEAIVAGVLVFFIGRILMKRNIRERLGFINDFSD
- a CDS encoding type III pantothenate kinase, with amino-acid sequence MILAIDIGNTNIVIGCIDKGKRIFIERLSTVHTKTELEYAIDIKNVLDIYHIHREQLDGGIISSVVPKITKTAKLAVEKILDKEVLVVGAGIKTGLNIRIESPEQLGSDLVVDAVAGIAEYKAPMLIFDLGTANTVSVIDSKKNYIGGMIYPGIGVSLDSLTERAAQLRGIGLEAPNDMIGKNTIECMKSGMIYSSAAAIDGIIDRLEERLGEKTTVIATGGLAKKVIPYCKREIVLDDDLLLKGLYILYEKNNKK